One genomic window of Nicotiana sylvestris chromosome 10, ASM39365v2, whole genome shotgun sequence includes the following:
- the LOC138879641 gene encoding uncharacterized protein — MGISGSSRVSFIAFQLRGAAYEWWRTYELDSPDEATSLTWTQFSYMFLREFVPQRLRDAWCTEFEHLRQGTMTVSEYAVHYTSLARHVPDLVSTIRERVCRFIEGLIPNIRSNMARELEMNISYHQVVRIARRIEGIHAREIEERKAKRSQESGHYSGACAPAAGRHGRGYMSCPVHSALPAASGI, encoded by the coding sequence atgggtatatcaggatcgagtagGGTTTCTTTCattgccttccagcttcgaggagccgcctatgagtggtggcgtacctatgagttagacagtccagatgaggcaacttcactgacttggactcaattttcatatatgttcctgagagagtttgttcctcaaagACTTAGGGATGCATggtgcacagagtttgagcatttgcgccagggtactatgactgtctcggagtatgctgtccattacactagcttggctagacatgtcCCAgacttggtttctactattcgcgagagggtttgccgatttattgaggggcttattcccaacatcaggtctaacatggctcgtgagttggagatgaatATTTCTTATCACCAGGTGGTgcgcattgctaggaggattgagggtattcATGCTAGGGAGATAGAGGAGAGAAAGGCCAAGAGATCTCaagagtcaggccattattctggtgcctgtgccccagctgcaggtcgtcatggtaggggttatatgagctgccccgttcattcagctcttccagcagccagtggtatatAA